In Aurantimicrobium minutum, the following proteins share a genomic window:
- a CDS encoding YihY/virulence factor BrkB family protein — MKKALVWAQERRPYRVYKIYSAAGGNLLAAGMSFQALFATFAAVWLGFSLSGIYLRERPELKNAIIDFINTQIPDLIQKGGVIDPGILDTTTSLGWTGGIAVVVVLYTAINWLNYIRTAVRTIFTLPPSRLNFVLLKLYDLVLALGYGLFVILTSALTVVATNLANVIVPALGIIDRSGWGKIGFEIAGLVIVFIFDAIMLALVMNVLSGVPIPLRNLRDGVLLGALALTLLKIAGSYILTRTESNPLLASFTVFIGLLIYFNFASRIYLFATSWVALSMQDDQVEVRDLGWIVPHRHPND; from the coding sequence ATGAAAAAGGCATTGGTGTGGGCGCAAGAACGTCGCCCATATCGGGTCTACAAGATTTACAGTGCCGCAGGTGGAAACCTGCTGGCCGCAGGGATGTCATTCCAAGCACTCTTTGCCACTTTCGCAGCAGTGTGGCTTGGCTTCAGCCTCAGTGGCATCTACCTTCGCGAACGTCCAGAACTCAAAAATGCCATTATTGATTTCATCAATACCCAGATTCCTGATCTCATCCAAAAGGGTGGTGTGATTGATCCAGGAATTTTGGACACAACCACCAGCTTGGGGTGGACTGGTGGGATCGCGGTTGTTGTTGTTCTGTACACAGCAATTAATTGGCTGAACTACATCCGCACTGCAGTACGCACCATCTTCACCCTGCCACCATCTCGGTTGAATTTTGTTCTCCTCAAGCTCTATGACCTGGTTCTGGCGTTGGGATACGGTCTGTTCGTCATCCTCACCTCAGCACTCACGGTTGTGGCAACAAACCTGGCAAATGTGATCGTCCCTGCTTTAGGAATTATTGATAGGAGTGGGTGGGGCAAGATCGGTTTTGAGATTGCTGGGTTAGTTATCGTCTTCATTTTTGACGCCATCATGCTTGCCCTGGTGATGAATGTTCTCAGCGGTGTTCCCATTCCACTTCGGAACCTCAGAGATGGTGTGCTTTTGGGAGCACTCGCCTTGACATTGTTGAAAATTGCAGGGTCCTACATTCTGACCCGCACAGAAAGCAATCCCCTCTTAGCCAGTTTTACTGTCTTTATCGGATTGCTGATCTACTTCAACTTCGCTTCACGAATCTATTTGTTTGCTACCAGCTGGGTTGCATTGAGCATGCAGGATGACCAGGTCGAAGTTCGTGACTTGGGCTGGATTGTTCCCCACCGTCACCCCAATGACTAG
- a CDS encoding HPr family phosphocarrier protein: protein MPKAQRTVTVGSRVGLHARPASTFVQAVAATGHNVTITKTNGDDADGASILSVLALAVGHGEEIVLDVEGDNAEAIADELASLLTSDLDAD from the coding sequence TTGCCTAAAGCTCAGAGAACAGTCACCGTTGGTTCGCGTGTTGGACTGCACGCTCGCCCTGCCAGCACCTTTGTGCAGGCAGTGGCAGCAACAGGTCACAACGTAACGATTACCAAAACAAACGGTGACGACGCAGACGGTGCAAGTATCCTCTCGGTACTCGCTCTCGCTGTCGGACACGGTGAAGAAATCGTGCTCGATGTCGAAGGTGACAACGCAGAGGCTATTGCAGACGAGTTGGCTAGCCTGCTCACGTCTGACCTCGATGCTGACTAA
- a CDS encoding PTS fructose transporter subunit IIC codes for MSSNSGTGTRIRQWLMTGVSYMIPFVAAGGILIALSFAIGGYDIVYQDQGEFLAAGFNPLSAHDWAYVMFAVGAATFGFLVPVLSGFIAYAIADRPGLAPGFVGGAIAGTVGAGFLGGLITGFLAGFVALWLSRLKVAGWFRPMMPVVVIPLIATFVTGGLMLVILGGPLKALMDALNAWLTGLSGGSVILLGIVLGLMMAFDMGGPVNKVAYTFAAAGLTEAGATAADDDVRFVVMAIVMAAGMTPPLGLALATVLRKSAFSNAERQNGKAAWVLGASFITEGAIPFAAADPIRVIPSIMIGSATAGALVGAFGCTLRAPHGGLWVFGLVGNWPLYLVAIAIGTVVTALLVLVAKNIKPGVSDEELEEAVA; via the coding sequence TTGTCTAGTAATTCAGGAACAGGAACACGCATCCGCCAATGGCTGATGACCGGTGTTTCCTACATGATCCCCTTCGTGGCGGCCGGCGGTATCCTTATCGCTCTGTCGTTCGCAATCGGTGGTTATGACATCGTTTACCAGGACCAGGGCGAGTTCCTGGCAGCGGGCTTCAACCCACTGTCGGCTCACGACTGGGCCTACGTAATGTTCGCCGTTGGTGCAGCAACCTTCGGCTTCCTCGTACCCGTACTGTCAGGTTTTATTGCGTACGCAATTGCTGACCGTCCAGGTCTTGCTCCCGGTTTCGTTGGTGGTGCCATCGCTGGTACCGTTGGCGCCGGATTCCTCGGTGGTTTGATCACCGGTTTCCTCGCAGGTTTCGTAGCACTCTGGCTCAGCCGCCTCAAGGTTGCTGGCTGGTTCCGCCCCATGATGCCTGTTGTTGTGATTCCTTTGATTGCAACCTTCGTCACCGGTGGTCTGATGCTCGTGATCCTCGGTGGTCCACTGAAGGCTCTCATGGACGCACTGAACGCATGGCTGACCGGTCTTTCCGGTGGAAGCGTTATCCTCCTGGGTATCGTTCTCGGTCTCATGATGGCATTCGACATGGGTGGTCCCGTCAACAAGGTGGCATACACCTTCGCAGCAGCTGGTCTTACTGAGGCTGGTGCAACCGCTGCAGACGACGACGTACGCTTCGTCGTCATGGCTATCGTTATGGCTGCAGGTATGACACCTCCTCTGGGTCTCGCACTCGCGACTGTTCTCCGTAAGAGCGCATTCTCGAACGCTGAGCGTCAGAACGGTAAGGCTGCATGGGTTCTTGGTGCATCCTTCATCACCGAAGGTGCTATCCCCTTCGCTGCTGCTGACCCCATCCGTGTGATTCCTTCGATCATGATCGGTTCTGCAACTGCAGGTGCTCTCGTTGGAGCATTTGGCTGCACCCTCCGCGCACCTCACGGTGGTCTGTGGGTATTCGGCCTCGTAGGTAACTGGCCTCTGTACTTGGTAGCAATCGCTATCGGTACCGTCGTTACCGCTCTCCTCGTTCTCGTCGCAAAGAACATCAAGCCTGGTGTATCTGACGAGGAGCTGGAGGAAGCAGTTGCCTAA
- a CDS encoding PTS fructose transporter subunit IIB — MTKIVAVTSCITGIAHTYMAAEALEQAAKKAGYEITVETQGSAGSSPMKQSTIDEADVVIFATDLEVKDRSRFNGKPFLQIGVSKALADADNVVAQAVSSIATLPKDGGAAPAAPKAAPAAEKAPKKDSGDKPGFFGRLFGSK, encoded by the coding sequence ATGACCAAAATTGTCGCAGTAACATCCTGCATCACCGGTATTGCCCACACCTATATGGCAGCTGAGGCTCTCGAGCAGGCAGCCAAGAAGGCTGGCTACGAGATCACTGTAGAGACCCAGGGTTCCGCAGGTTCATCCCCCATGAAGCAGTCCACAATCGACGAAGCTGACGTTGTCATCTTCGCCACCGATCTTGAGGTCAAGGACCGTTCACGTTTCAACGGCAAGCCTTTCCTTCAGATTGGCGTGAGCAAGGCTCTTGCAGACGCAGACAACGTCGTTGCTCAGGCTGTGTCATCCATCGCCACCCTCCCCAAGGATGGCGGAGCTGCACCCGCAGCACCGAAAGCTGCTCCTGCAGCGGAAAAAGCACCCAAAAAGGACTCCGGCGACAAGCCTGGGTTCTTCGGTCGCCTCTTTGGAAGCAAGTAG
- a CDS encoding PTS sugar transporter subunit IIA — protein MTDATVALTTEDIVIVGLVAETKEDATRQLAVKLANDGRVTDLDGFLADVRAREEQMATGLPGGIGIPHARSAHVTVPSVAVATSVEGVNFGAADGPAHLIFLIAAPDGADDKHLHILAALARKLVHEDFRQSLRDANTGAEIAAIITREVQQ, from the coding sequence ATGACTGACGCAACCGTCGCACTAACCACCGAAGACATTGTCATCGTTGGTCTAGTAGCCGAGACCAAGGAAGACGCAACCCGTCAGCTCGCCGTCAAGCTTGCTAACGACGGTCGTGTTACTGACCTCGATGGTTTCCTCGCCGACGTTCGTGCACGCGAAGAACAGATGGCGACCGGTCTTCCTGGCGGCATTGGTATTCCTCACGCACGTTCAGCTCACGTCACGGTTCCTTCGGTTGCTGTAGCTACCAGCGTTGAAGGTGTGAACTTCGGCGCAGCGGATGGTCCCGCCCACCTCATTTTCTTGATCGCTGCACCAGATGGTGCAGATGACAAGCATCTCCACATCCTCGCTGCACTGGCTCGCAAGCTTGTGCACGAAGACTTCCGTCAATCATTGCGCGACGCTAACACCGGCGCCGAGATCGCAGCGATTATCACCCGAGAGGTACAGCAATAA
- a CDS encoding 1-phosphofructokinase family hexose kinase gives MIITVTANPSLDLTLEVEKFEQGEVNRSTSKHKDPAGKGINVSRALHKNGVDTAAVFPADASVGVWIEKALTQSGIQTITTRINDEVRQNITIVDAQGDTTKINETGPSLSADEVSSLLAQIAGLLETEPEWLVAAGSLPPGLDGSFYVALGKLAHEHGVRFAVDSSGPAFKEIAHAGVADVMKPNHEELEELAGRELPTVGDVVDFAQTMLGNPSAAIVVSLGENGALLVNSRGSIWAGHEPVTPESTVGAGDSTLAGYLSADVSLSEEESDSESGDIARISTAVAWGSAAVQLPATTVPGPKDITITAVHTVVNPSHTTAIKELHV, from the coding sequence ATGATCATCACTGTGACCGCTAACCCCAGTCTGGATCTCACCCTCGAGGTAGAGAAGTTCGAGCAGGGTGAAGTCAACCGATCAACCAGCAAGCACAAAGACCCTGCAGGCAAGGGAATTAACGTTTCTCGTGCGCTGCACAAAAACGGCGTCGACACTGCCGCCGTTTTCCCTGCAGATGCCTCTGTGGGTGTCTGGATTGAAAAGGCCCTGACGCAATCAGGAATCCAGACCATCACGACTCGCATCAATGATGAGGTTCGCCAGAACATCACCATCGTTGATGCCCAGGGCGACACCACCAAGATCAATGAGACAGGCCCGTCACTGAGCGCAGACGAAGTCTCTTCACTCCTAGCCCAAATAGCTGGCCTGCTCGAGACTGAACCCGAGTGGCTCGTTGCTGCAGGAAGTTTGCCTCCGGGTCTCGATGGATCCTTCTATGTTGCTCTCGGCAAGCTCGCTCACGAGCACGGCGTTCGTTTCGCCGTCGACAGTTCCGGCCCTGCATTCAAAGAAATTGCACACGCGGGTGTAGCTGATGTGATGAAACCTAACCACGAAGAGTTAGAAGAATTAGCTGGCCGGGAACTTCCCACCGTTGGGGATGTTGTTGACTTTGCTCAGACCATGCTCGGTAACCCCAGTGCCGCCATTGTGGTGAGCCTCGGGGAGAACGGAGCACTTCTGGTCAACAGCCGAGGAAGCATCTGGGCAGGTCACGAACCTGTCACTCCAGAGAGCACAGTCGGTGCTGGAGACAGCACCCTCGCCGGATATCTCAGTGCTGATGTCTCACTTTCGGAAGAAGAATCTGATTCAGAATCTGGCGATATTGCACGCATCTCAACAGCAGTGGCCTGGGGCTCGGCCGCCGTGCAATTGCCTGCCACCACTGTTCCGGGTCCAAAAGACATTACTATTACGGCAGTTCACACTGTTGTTAACCCAAGCCACACCACCGCAATTAAGGAGCTCCACGTATGA
- a CDS encoding DeoR/GlpR family DNA-binding transcription regulator: MYAPERHQAILAKARHEGRVEVRTLAEELDVTPETIRRDLTVLERRGLLHRAHGGAIPVDRLSVEPDVTYREGVLSAEKERIARMALSEVPAGGSIILDAGTTTARLAALLPQDIELTVVTNSIPIAAVLATRPNIQLHLLGGHVRPITLAMVGSWPEDALKSLSVDVAFLGINGLTPERGLTTPDLEEARIKSAFVDAARRTVVLADHTKFGREDFGHVAPMSRIDTVITDSDIDHEHLLEIEMSGPDVVVA, from the coding sequence ATGTACGCACCTGAACGCCACCAGGCCATTTTGGCCAAGGCGCGTCACGAAGGTCGTGTGGAAGTCCGCACTCTCGCGGAAGAACTCGATGTCACTCCCGAAACTATTCGTCGTGATCTCACCGTTTTAGAACGACGTGGCCTCTTGCACCGTGCACACGGTGGAGCTATCCCCGTCGATCGCCTCAGTGTCGAACCTGACGTCACCTATCGCGAAGGTGTTCTCTCCGCAGAGAAAGAACGCATTGCTCGGATGGCGCTCTCCGAGGTTCCCGCAGGCGGATCCATCATCTTGGACGCCGGAACAACTACAGCACGCCTTGCTGCGCTACTTCCCCAAGACATTGAACTCACGGTTGTCACCAACTCCATCCCCATTGCTGCTGTATTGGCCACTCGCCCCAACATTCAGCTTCATCTCCTTGGCGGACACGTTCGCCCCATCACGTTGGCCATGGTGGGCTCCTGGCCTGAAGACGCTTTGAAGTCCCTCTCCGTTGATGTTGCTTTCTTAGGCATCAATGGCCTCACCCCAGAACGCGGACTCACCACTCCTGATTTGGAAGAAGCCCGTATCAAGAGTGCATTCGTCGATGCAGCGCGACGCACCGTCGTGCTTGCTGACCACACCAAGTTTGGTCGTGAAGACTTTGGTCATGTTGCACCAATGAGTCGTATTGATACGGTCATCACCGATAGCGACATCGACCACGAGCACTTGCTTGAAATTGAGATGTCTGGCCCTGATGTGGTGGTGGCATGA
- the ptsP gene encoding phosphoenolpyruvate--protein phosphotransferase yields MELTGIGVGRGIAAGPIKRMPEPLAEPADIQRTADAETEIAAAQHSLSEVGQWLRERGVKAGGEAKDVLDAQALMAGDPALAKDIAKRIESGKTAERAVFDAFSSFQKMLESMGGYMGERAADLADVAQRVIASLRGVPAPGVPESDEPFILVAHDLAPADTALLDFTKVYALVTRDGGPTSHTAILARAKSIPAIVGVGAGAEELSDDTLVVVNAGTSTISAGVSQAEVDAALIKRAEWLEASNAPITDGALKDGHKVPLLANLGSPKEAAGAIALGAEGVGLFRTEFLFLDSQTAPTVAEQEAQYTELLAAFPGKKVVVRALDAGADKPLAFLNADKEENPALGLRGLRALRVKENILRDQLTALVNAQNKTEADLWVMAPMVADAEETDYFVGLCRELGLRVPGVMAEVPSLALVAEQVLESADFVSIGTNDLTQYTMAADRMLGTVGSYQDPWHPAVLRLIKELGVAGKATGKPVGVCGEAAADPNLAIVLVGLGVTTLSMTPAALADVRAALLTVTLEEAQARAARALNGRTAAQARKLGSE; encoded by the coding sequence ATGGAGCTCACCGGAATTGGCGTCGGACGCGGCATCGCCGCAGGCCCTATCAAACGGATGCCCGAGCCTCTGGCAGAGCCAGCTGATATCCAGCGCACAGCGGATGCTGAAACAGAAATTGCTGCCGCACAACACTCTCTTTCTGAAGTAGGCCAGTGGTTGCGTGAGCGCGGCGTCAAAGCCGGTGGCGAAGCCAAGGACGTTCTTGACGCACAAGCATTGATGGCTGGTGACCCAGCATTGGCAAAAGATATTGCCAAGCGGATCGAATCCGGCAAAACCGCAGAACGTGCCGTTTTCGATGCGTTCTCTTCTTTCCAGAAAATGCTCGAAAGCATGGGCGGCTACATGGGAGAACGTGCTGCCGATCTAGCTGATGTGGCTCAGCGAGTTATTGCTTCTTTGCGTGGAGTTCCAGCACCAGGTGTTCCCGAATCCGATGAGCCTTTCATTCTTGTCGCTCATGACCTCGCCCCTGCTGACACGGCACTGCTCGATTTCACCAAAGTGTATGCCCTCGTCACTCGTGATGGTGGCCCCACCTCACACACCGCCATTCTTGCGCGAGCAAAATCTATTCCCGCCATCGTGGGTGTGGGCGCCGGTGCTGAAGAACTTTCTGACGACACTCTCGTTGTCGTCAATGCGGGAACCTCCACCATCAGTGCGGGCGTGAGCCAGGCAGAGGTAGATGCTGCTCTGATCAAGCGTGCCGAATGGCTGGAGGCATCCAACGCTCCCATTACTGATGGAGCACTCAAGGATGGTCACAAAGTTCCCCTGCTGGCTAACTTGGGCTCACCTAAGGAAGCAGCTGGAGCAATTGCTCTGGGTGCTGAGGGTGTTGGTCTGTTTCGCACCGAGTTCCTCTTCCTTGATTCTCAAACAGCGCCCACCGTTGCAGAACAGGAAGCCCAATACACTGAACTTCTTGCAGCATTCCCAGGCAAGAAGGTCGTTGTTCGTGCACTGGATGCTGGAGCAGATAAGCCCTTGGCATTCCTCAACGCCGACAAAGAAGAAAACCCAGCACTGGGACTTCGTGGTCTTCGTGCCCTGCGTGTGAAAGAGAACATTCTTCGCGATCAACTCACTGCACTGGTCAACGCACAAAACAAAACAGAAGCAGATCTGTGGGTCATGGCACCCATGGTTGCCGATGCGGAAGAGACTGACTACTTCGTTGGGCTGTGCCGTGAACTGGGACTACGTGTTCCAGGTGTGATGGCTGAGGTTCCTTCCTTGGCCTTGGTCGCTGAACAGGTCTTGGAGTCTGCAGACTTCGTCAGCATTGGTACCAACGACCTCACGCAATACACCATGGCCGCTGATCGCATGCTCGGCACCGTCGGCTCCTACCAAGACCCATGGCACCCAGCAGTGTTGCGCCTGATCAAGGAGCTCGGTGTTGCTGGCAAGGCAACGGGCAAGCCCGTGGGTGTCTGTGGTGAAGCAGCAGCTGATCCCAACCTGGCCATCGTGCTCGTTGGTTTGGGTGTCACCACCTTAAGCATGACTCCAGCTGCACTTGCTGATGTTCGTGCAGCGCTGTTGACGGTGACCCTTGAAGAGGCACAGGCCCGTGCAGCAAGAGCACTCAATGGCCGGACAGCAGCACAGGCACGCAAGCTCGGCAGCGAATAA
- a CDS encoding YncE family protein: MRRLSGLSKVTAVLIATLGLIAGVAISASATPVLVSTIPAGDNPTNVALSSDGSRLYVMSESSKQLQYFDTSTNTVTATYTLSSITDRRITYIVLSPDGTKLYAAGEPTDTTQPSTIYVIDISGSTPVIRSTITTGRQVAGLAITPNGQTLYAANEKSGTISVINTVTNTVTATVEVTSTTDPSKKLMSPWRVTVSPNGQYYFVAFSAYAGLAPGYSGYASLKVSDNTVVSQTEFGLYPSPGAQPYGLAITSDGQFLYVSSTVSGATANSWIKKIAINPNGSFGSVATTANVPNTPADIALSADNSQLFVTTRAAGSKFMVYPTSTMSSPTVLTLPGVQWETMIAPSKQTSSHFAYVGAGGALWFSSPTITNFYLVGEYLGPNNQVLNETTGTAFSSAALTASGLSGTVTYSISPGLPSGLSFNSATGVISGTVTCALPTSSYTISGSDGTSTAVATVSLTVTGSDCSSAALANTGIHGAPLTLSAASLLIIGALAAFGARRLARKK, from the coding sequence ATGCGCCGTCTGTCCGGGCTGTCCAAGGTCACCGCCGTTCTCATTGCAACACTAGGTCTTATCGCGGGCGTCGCAATCTCGGCGTCCGCTACACCTGTGCTTGTCTCGACCATTCCCGCGGGCGATAACCCAACAAACGTTGCGCTGTCTAGTGATGGTTCGAGGCTTTACGTGATGTCCGAAAGCTCGAAGCAACTTCAATACTTCGATACCTCAACAAACACGGTTACTGCCACTTACACTCTTTCGAGTATTACCGATAGGCGAATCACATATATCGTGTTGTCTCCTGACGGTACAAAACTATATGCCGCAGGTGAGCCGACTGACACAACTCAACCTTCGACAATTTATGTCATCGACATTTCCGGAAGCACCCCTGTTATCAGGTCGACAATCACAACAGGGCGCCAAGTCGCAGGCCTCGCGATTACGCCAAATGGACAAACACTTTACGCAGCCAACGAGAAAAGCGGCACAATCAGCGTTATTAACACCGTTACAAACACCGTCACGGCTACCGTCGAAGTGACTTCCACAACCGATCCCTCCAAGAAACTCATGAGCCCTTGGCGAGTCACCGTCTCACCGAACGGCCAATACTATTTCGTGGCGTTCAGTGCATATGCAGGCCTCGCCCCTGGTTACTCAGGCTATGCAAGCCTCAAAGTTTCTGACAATACCGTTGTATCTCAAACTGAATTTGGTTTATATCCTTCTCCAGGAGCGCAACCTTATGGTCTCGCTATCACGAGCGACGGCCAGTTTCTTTATGTTTCCAGCACCGTGTCAGGTGCGACTGCAAACTCATGGATTAAGAAAATAGCAATCAACCCCAATGGCTCTTTTGGTTCTGTGGCGACGACTGCGAATGTGCCGAATACCCCTGCAGATATCGCCCTATCGGCAGATAACTCCCAACTGTTCGTGACCACACGAGCAGCTGGGAGCAAATTTATGGTCTACCCAACTAGCACGATGAGTTCGCCGACAGTACTGACACTCCCGGGCGTCCAATGGGAGACGATGATTGCTCCATCAAAACAGACGAGTTCACACTTTGCATATGTTGGCGCTGGTGGAGCACTGTGGTTCTCTTCACCAACCATTACTAATTTCTACCTCGTAGGTGAGTATCTTGGACCCAATAACCAGGTTCTCAATGAGACCACAGGTACTGCCTTCTCAAGTGCGGCGCTTACTGCATCTGGTCTGAGTGGCACAGTCACATATTCGATTTCTCCTGGGTTGCCTTCTGGTCTTTCATTCAACTCCGCGACAGGGGTCATTTCAGGAACAGTTACATGTGCCTTGCCGACCTCGTCATACACAATTTCCGGTAGCGACGGCACATCTACTGCTGTGGCGACGGTCAGCTTGACCGTCACCGGTTCTGATTGTTCCTCAGCAGCACTCGCAAACACTGGTATTCATGGGGCACCTCTGACTCTCTCCGCGGCTTCCTTGCTCATTATTGGTGCTCTGGCAGCTTTTGGTGCTCGACGTCTGGCACGCAAGAAATGA
- a CDS encoding TetR/AcrR family transcriptional regulator: MHKTKRALIDTVLQLMDGIPSTPVTLQDVLTTSGLTSGALYYHFEDFPDLIDHALIDIYSSYTTSGISGLAEIIANSSSVEEAKVALATLIQVRHSDSQSKIRAAVAWIAAQATFQPSLQQKLGPAQLEMTEKIADVILSGQQKGLINTQRDPYALAVFIQAYALGRIVDDLAGKQMDGSKWYELIFSMVTEFMLVEK; this comes from the coding sequence TGCACAAAACAAAGCGGGCCCTGATTGATACCGTCCTCCAGCTCATGGACGGCATTCCTTCAACTCCAGTAACTCTTCAGGACGTGCTCACGACCTCAGGGTTGACGAGCGGCGCGCTGTACTACCACTTTGAGGATTTCCCGGACCTTATCGATCACGCCTTAATCGATATCTACTCCTCATATACGACCTCGGGAATTTCAGGTTTAGCAGAAATCATCGCAAACTCATCGAGTGTCGAAGAAGCCAAAGTTGCTTTAGCGACTCTTATTCAAGTGAGGCACAGTGATAGCCAATCGAAAATTAGGGCAGCGGTTGCATGGATTGCAGCGCAGGCAACCTTTCAACCTTCTTTGCAACAAAAGCTTGGTCCTGCCCAGCTTGAGATGACAGAAAAAATTGCGGATGTAATTCTTTCGGGGCAGCAAAAGGGTCTTATAAATACTCAGCGTGATCCCTATGCCCTTGCCGTCTTCATCCAGGCTTATGCGTTAGGCAGGATTGTCGATGATCTTGCTGGGAAACAAATGGATGGCAGCAAATGGTATGAACTCATCTTTTCTATGGTCACTGAGTTCATGCTCGTTGAGAAATAA